AGAAAATTACTACGTCCGAAGAAAATATAAACCTCGAAAGAATGACTAGAAAAATTAGTAATTAGACCAACCTGTTATTATAAACTAATCTTTATATAAGAACTGGTAAGTTTCAATTATTAGagaatttttcattttgttgtCTGAAACTCACAAATTAATTATAACACAGCAGCGAACAAAAGGGCGCACACGATAAATATTTAAAGTCAACAGAAGCCTCTAACTATATAGTTTTCCACCTAACGACTAGTTACGTTTTTTACAGCGTCCAAAAAGTTAATCCGGTAAAAAAACACAACGAgactaaaaattaaaacaaatcttaACAGCTccgtctctcttcttcttcttcgatctcCGTCAGACCTCGAGACGACGAACACAGCGGCGACGTCGGCAAAGACGACACGGCGGTCGAGTAACGAGCCGAGTCGGATACCGACGATTCACCGGCGCCGGAATCAGAGAGTCCCGAGAGGAGATCGACGAATGCGCTCACGATCACGCCGTGGCTCCTCTTCCCGTTCATCCTCAAGTACCACGCGAGCATCGACTCCAAGCTCCGCCAATCCTTAGCCAGCTCGCCGTGGCTCCTCACCATCTCCTCCATCGATCGTCGGAAATCGCCGTACGGATCCTCCGACTCCATCGCCACCGGGACGCTGATCTCCTCGATCGGCGGCGTGTAGATGCAATCCcgatcctcctcctcttcctccgccgccgcctCCGCCGCCGCCTTGGATTTCGAATCGCGTTCCGTTTTCGATGTCTCTTCGAGGAGGATCGAGCTGGTGGTGACTCCCGGATCGAAGAACAGCCGCTCCGATCTGACGACTCCTCTGACCACCATCTCCAGCGACTCCGCGTCGAGGTCTTGATCCGACTCGGTGGAGTGACTCGCCGTCTCGGACGAGTTCGTGAACCACGACTCGGGCGTCTCGGCATCTAACACATCTCCTCCTTCGAAGAAGACAGAGTTGACGGTCTTGATCATGTCGTCTCCGACGACTCGGAACGAAAGAGTCTTCGCATTGTAGCAGAGAGGAACCGCCAGTAAACCTCCGGAGACGCCTCTGAAGAGAGATGAgagcttcatcatcttcttcttccccattGAGAGAAGAGTTAAGCAATTAATGGGAGGGGAAAGAGTTTGGAGGGAGATTGATATAAGGTGTGAGAACTGGTGGGGTCAGCTCATGtgtctatttaatttttttctgttattttttttatttatttaataatatgtgTTGATTTTTATGAAACTGTGTACTAACATAATTTTGATCAAATGTGATCAGaataattattagtatataGTAGTATCATTTTCTCAGGTAACCTTATGTTAAATAACCATATTTTGTAAAGATATTTTTACTAGTTTTAGAACATTCAGTAACGTGTGATGGACCAACTTTTTCACATAAATTCATCTAACACACATTATTAGCTCCTTTTGGTTGTTAGAGAGGTGAAGTTGaagtaactaaaaaaaaaaatactataccAACACGATAATGGCTTTACCtgaatttgaatttaaattgaCAATGTTATAAGTTAGTAACACATCAGAAGCATTCAATCTAGTTGAAGACAAGATAAATTAAATGTTAGTCCCGAGCCAATGGTAAAGCACTGTGCAGAACACAAAGCATTAAAAACGATTGCTTACAAGAAAATGTTGCAGATAACAAATCccaatacataaaaatatagtatttttatatattactgtGTTAAAGGTTGATTGACGGTACTACATTCTTGTCCATTGGCTCGTCATGTCAAATCTTCTTCTCAGTAGTAATATCTCTCTACTTACCACTCTAGGATGATATTAATACTGGAGTTTGTAGGTTTCTCTGATAAAAAAAGTCCTATAACTATACAAATTTtagattatgtttttaaaacGATGTCGTAGAAGTTGTAAATACTCCACTCAGTCAGTTTTGACTTTTCCATGCGCTATGTTGAGTTATTTATAGACTCTAACCTCTGTTCTACGGATATTCACGGTCAACATGTTACATTTGTAAATTGCCATATATACACGTATATATGTGCGGTAAACATAAAGATTCGACCTTCAAAGGTTAGTTCATCTTCtttgtatatttttcttctctttctagaAAGTGTTATTTTGACACTTTATTGgagattaattttgttttataattgaTTAGTACTTTCTCCGTTTCTATATAAGTGtcaatttgatatttttcacacagattgagaa
The sequence above is drawn from the Raphanus sativus cultivar WK10039 chromosome 7, ASM80110v3, whole genome shotgun sequence genome and encodes:
- the LOC108817038 gene encoding transcription repressor OFP13, giving the protein MGKKKMMKLSSLFRGVSGGLLAVPLCYNAKTLSFRVVGDDMIKTVNSVFFEGGDVLDAETPESWFTNSSETASHSTESDQDLDAESLEMVVRGVVRSERLFFDPGVTTSSILLEETSKTERDSKSKAAAEAAAEEEEEDRDCIYTPPIEEISVPVAMESEDPYGDFRRSMEEMVRSHGELAKDWRSLESMLAWYLRMNGKRSHGVIVSAFVDLLSGLSDSGAGESSVSDSARYSTAVSSLPTSPLCSSSRGLTEIEEEEERRSC